The Triticum dicoccoides isolate Atlit2015 ecotype Zavitan chromosome 6A, WEW_v2.0, whole genome shotgun sequence genome has a window encoding:
- the LOC119318707 gene encoding uncharacterized protein LOC119318707 isoform X2: MAAAGDDAPAGLFSGVWSRLHAAASVWRRRGQAFRDGEGEEEESTVRSRLARRAAAARRVGRKLAFVSFNLEVLVFIYAFWRARRRSLTWRQPIQVLPVLAVPALATLIYAAYVRFTRMLDLKDKRTLERLQEDKPQTECEPRDSVDLKDKETLERLQEDKQRTECEPGEFDRDNQNNVQNCDDVDDASNSLVGTDSAAQTAKLMKHRQSSIKHRDDDGADMAWGHSKDFQSAPSGGLRMRRLSSAKTYMTSSSFIERSVEKTQEMPSVSAHLDQHVHVPISTEDTISYHFDDCRSMHAQPADTPQELSEGDGDKEGFDGLWDIVETRSNSSKENPISPVGSHNNFYDGDDSRSPASSPDDFVAHNSLNDFSPDLSGLVLPASETLKMLHPEGVREEALLDPHKSEVLHMYSLTPKESPTPYAVNDKELPITPDMGTYSELLGEGVEETESSIFHTPEDSTPSFISEEVLLCPPAVSNIEHCLGTPEFSLCGQETEKIEVVGSVSFTNDSPELSFLSSPELVVESAEDAIEKELCELNSKEENTMLISMEEEPLQGPLIVSTGTSEQCLETSDASLCIQDTKAGEVSGIINFVTATPELMYTASPELLAEGDEDLKEDKTSDLHLPEQNGLPLNIEKEPILDSLVADTAEDVERTEVHDVVQEGSFESEDEETFNNPNLVVTSSIDDSKNQNLISDSMLVQFIPNTDINEALEGGWEAVSEPLHQGPRHSEGMFLSPGEINNDEVYSLTPMESPTLYAVNDKELPITPDMESYPEFFGEGIEEIVSSKFHMPEESTTPFNLEEVLPCSLAVSNIENCPGAPEFSVSGEEETDKMEVAGSVSFINVSPELSFLSSPELVVESAEDATEKELCELDTKEDNAILINMEEEALQDPLMVSASTVEQCLETSDVSLRIQDANPKSMYPPSPEVLGEYNEEFKEDQTSDSHILEENGLPFNFEKEPILDSPVADTAEGVEITGVHYVVKEGFSESEGEEAFNYQKLAVTDSEDDSDTQNLIIDSMPVKFIRNSDLNEVLEGGQEAFSQPLCQSTRHSEGMFLSSAEINNDEVYSSNSNSYANVVEDAAPSEGLSKFEDEMSIASLDTPICLDEVKSAAIVDIDIVSPKLSLQPELHDVGVEENEFFKFHVPEEIRTPFNLEEQVLLSPVAVNNTEYCRETQEFSLYNQENEEREVVESVSYIKVSPESSLLSSPEFVGEGGEDAREKEARELNTNEENETLINLEEEPLQAAPVVSTTDQCLETSEFSLSSEVAKTMDVPEIVSFVTVSPELNYSASSELLSEGDGDLHEDETSDLHLKEHKALPFNLEEPFLDPLVVDTAEDALATSELLICSEEVKMTEVHGVVEEVFSESEDEAACDHPNLVLASPDDDSTAQNLTSNSISAQVIPDTSVKEASQAGQEALPEPPHESICHSEGTFLSSGEVNHDKVTVEAPFAGEGGLSMPEDEMALTSLETSILLDEVRTAENLAANSEPSQSIPDTNGFQSLHDQEQAPSETLQDTNFLLEGSHTSSDEGINSEIFSLYSRSSSCVSEINMLESLRSGTSSEPDNDRGLSFDERNRVIFHNMDSTENNTNNPVTDESILETNMIETLNIADETTADSPHEVSSNFVDSFVAPDVINGMTQSDQHLDLSSSSFAPVVDAFETLQSGQFFSEPQLENDVTFEQTQMSPKEADDAENYFTNTIDDPQDSERTSTVALEDEDDLTLHKAYMSPEDISEVKNSLADDYASDLPHMPENHCFSEKVSPESQDPLSSEEILVCPEGLKTENDLDGVKSSLYSTEANLAEPCGIAHEGTQQQDETMLGFEEASSEYHYDNSGSLDIPDVTVAESLQAAERSSSEILYDGMFSFEGTLISLDGDDNAEDFPNNSGSVMHTAQTDTTSLPSLQEGSFKPEDENPVNSISPYEVDTEESSSSNHVLLKDKEPKDSKSEVMKETLEDLDDDHERKPVVTISHSTGSSIVSELADLQYTQSVDDDTETLSAPLPSSVATDILKQTK; this comes from the exons ATGGCCGCCGCCGGCGACGACGCGCCCGCGGGGCTCTTCTCCGGCGTCTGGTCCCGCCTCCACGCCGCGGCCTCCGTCTGGCGTCGCCGGGGCCAGGCCTTCCGcgacggagagggggaggaggaggagtccaccgtgcggtcgcgcctggcgaggcgggcggcggcggcgcgccgggTCGGCCGGAAGCTCGCCTTCGTCTCCTTCAACCTCGAG GTGCTGGTGTTCATCTACGCGTTCTGGAGGGCGAGGAGACGGAGTCTGACCTGGCGGCAGCCCATCCAGGTGCTGCCCGTGCTCGCGGTCCCTGCTCTCGCTACGCTCATCTACGCTGCCTACGTCCGCTTCACCAGAATGC TTGACCTAAAGGACAAAAGAACACTTGAAAGACTTCAAGAGGACAAGCCGCAAACTGAGTGTGAACCAAGGGATTCAGTTGACCTCAAGGACAAGGAAACGCTTGAAAGACTTCAAGAGGACAAGCAGCGAACTGAGTGTGAACCAGGGGAGTTTGACCGGGACAACCAAAACAATGTCCAG AACTGTGATGATGTGGACGATGCTAGTAATTCTCTGGTTGGAACTGATTCAGCAGCACAAACTGCTAAGCTTATGAAACATCGCcagtcaagcattaagcatagagatGATGATGGAGCAGATATGGCTTGGGGTCATAGCAAGGATTTCCAATCAGCACCCTCAGGTGGACTAAGGATGAGAAGATTGTCAAGTGCAAAAACATACATGACCAGCAGCAGTTTTATAGAAAGAAGTGTGGAAAAGACACAGGAAATGCCATCTGTCTCTGCACATTTAGATCAGCATGTCCATGTCCCTATTTCCACTGAAGATACTATTTCGTATCATTTTGATGATTGCCGCAGCATGCATGCTCAACCTGCAGATACCCCTCAAGAATTGTCTGAAGGAGATGGTGACAAAGAAGGGTTTGATGGATTATGGGACATTGTGGAAACTCGTTCCAATTCCAGCAAGGAGAATCCCATATCTCCAGTTggttctcataataatttttatgaCGGAGACGATTCACGCTCCCCTGCATCTTCACCAGACGACTTTGTTGCTCATAATAGCTTAAATGACTTCAGCCCTGACCTGTCTGGTCTGGTACTACCTGCATCAGAAACCTTGAAAATGTTGCATCCCGAAGGTGTCAGGGAGGAAGCATTGCTTGATCCACACAAGTCAGAAGTGTTGCATATGTATTCTTTGACTCCAAAGGAGAGCCCTACTCCCTATGCAGTCAATGACAAGGAACTGCCAATCACTCCTGACATGGGGACCTATTCAGAGTTGCTTGGCGAGGGAGTCGAGGAGACAGAATCGTCCATATTCCATACACCAGAGGACAGTACGCCATCCTTCATCTCAGAGGAGGTTTTACTGTGTCCACCTGCAGTCAGTAATATCGAACATTGCTTGGGGACTCCAGAGTTCTCTTTGTGCGGTCAAGAGACTGAAAAAATTGAAGTTGTTGGAAGTGTCAGCTTTACTAATGACAGTCCTGAGTTAAGCTTCTTATCCTCTCCAGAATTAGTTGTGGAGAGTGCTGAGGATGCCATTGAGAAAGAATTATGTGAGTTAAACTCAAAGGAGGAGAATACTATGCTCATCAGTATGGAGGAGGAACCTTTGCAAGGTCCACTTATAGTCAGTACTGGTACTAGTGAACAATGCCTGGAAACTTCAGATGCCTCTTTATGCATTCAAGATACCAAGGCGGGGGAAGTTTCTGGAATTATAAACTTTGTTACAGCCACTCCTGAATTAATGTATACAGCGTCTCCGGAGTTACTTGCAGAAGGTGATGAGGACTTGAAGGAGGATAAAACGTCTGATTTGCATTTACCGGAGCAGAATGGCCTACCTTTAAACATTGAGAAAGAACCTATTCTGGATTCACTTGTAGCTGATACTGCTGAGGATGTCGAGAGAACAGAAGTTCATGATGTTGTCCAGGAAGGTTCTTTTGAATCAGAAGACGAGGAAACATTTAATAATCCAAATCTTGTTGTCACTTCTTCAATTGATGATAGTAAAAATCAAAATTTGATAAGTGACTCAATGCTTGTTCAATTTATTCCAAACACCGACATAAATGAAGCTCTTGAAGGTGGCTGGGAAGCAGTTTCTGAACCGCTACATCAAGGCCCTCGCCATTCTGAAGGAATGTTCTTATCTCCCGGGGAGATCAATAATGACGAAGTCTATTCTTTGACTCCAATGGAGAGCCCTACATTGTATGCAGTCAATGACAAGGAGCTGCCAATCACTCCTGACATGGAGAGCTATCCAGAGTTCTTTGGCGAGGGAATTGAAGAGATAGTATCGTCCAAGTTCCATATGCCAGAGGAGAGTACGACGCCCTTCAATTTGGAGGAGGTTTTACCGTGCTCGCTTGCAGTCAGTAATATAGAAAATTGCCCCGGGGCTCCAGAGTTCTCTGTATCTGGTGAAGAAGAGACTGATAAAATGGAAGTTGCTGGAAGTGTCAGCTTTATCAATGTCAGTCCTGAGTTGAGCTTCTTATCTTCTCCAGAGTTGGTTGTGGAGAGTGCTGAGGATGCCACCGAGAAAGAATTATGTGAATTAGATACAAAGGAGGACAATGCTATACTCATCAACATGGAGGAGGAAGCTTTACAAGATCCGCTTATGGTCAGTGCCAGTACTGTTGAACAATGCTTGGAAACTTCAGATGTCTCTTTACGCATTCAAGATGCCAATCCTAAATCGATGTACCCACCATCTCCAGAGGTACTTGGAGAATATAATGAAGAATTCAAGGAGGATCAAACGTCTGACTCGCACATACTGGAGGAGAATGGCCTACCTTTTAATTTTGAAAAGGAACCTATTCTGGATTCACCTGTAGCTGATACTGCTGAGGGCGTCGAGATAACAGGGGTTCATTATGTTGTCAAGGAAGGTTTTTCTGAGTCAGAAGGCGAGGAAGCATTTAACTATCAAAAGCTTGCTGTCACAGATTCGGAGGATGATAGTGACACTCAAAATTTGATTATTGATTCAATGCCAGTGAAATTCATTCGAAACAGCGACCTAAATGAAGTTCTTGAAGGTGGCCAGGAAGCATTTTCTCAGCCACTATGCCAAAGCACTCGCCATTCTGAAGGAATGTTCTTATCTTCAGCGGAGATCAATAATGATGAAGTCTATTCAAGCAACTCAAATTCATATGCCAATGTGGTGGAAGATGCTGCACCCTCTGAAGGACTTTCTAAGTTTGAAGATGAAATGTCTATTGCTTCTTTAGATACTCCCATCTGCCTGGATGAGGTTAAAAGTGCAGCTATTGTTGACATTGATATAGTCAGTCCTAAACTGAGCCTTCAACCAGAGCTGCATGATGTGGGAGTTGAGGAGAATGAATTTTTCAAGTTCCATGTACCAGAGGAAATCAGAACACCCTTCAATTTGGAGGAGCAAGTTTTGCTATCCCCAGTTGCGGTCAATAATACTGAATACTGCAGGGAGACTCAGGAGTTCTCTTTGTACAATCAAGAGAATGAGGAAAGGGAAGTTGTTGAAAGTGTCAGCTATATTAAGGTCAGTCCTGAGTCGAGCCTCTTATCCTCTCCAGAGTTTGTTGGGGAGGGTGGTGAGGATGCTAGGGAGAAAGAAGCACGCGAATTAAACACAAATGAGGAGAATGAGACACTCatcaatttggaggaggaacctttACAAGCTGCGCCTGTGGTCAGTACTACTGATCAGTGCTTGGAAACATCAGAGTTTTCTTTATCTAGTGAAGTTGCCAAGACAATGGATGTTCCAGAGATTGTTAGCTTTGTTACAGTCAGTCCTGAATTAAACTACTCTGCATCTTCAGAGTTACTATCAGAGGGGGACGGGGACTTACACGAGGATGAAACGTCTGACTTGCACTTAAAGGAGCATAAGGCCCTACCTTTTAATTTGGAGGAGCCTTTTCTGGATCCACTTGTAGTTGATACTGCTGAAGATGCGTTGGCTACATCAGAACTTTTGATATGCAGTGAAGAGGTCAAGATGACCGAAGTTCATGGAGTCGTCGAGGAAGTTTTCTCTGAATCAGAAGACGAGGCAGCATGTGACCATCCAAACCTTGTTCTCGCCTCTCCAGATGATGATAGTACCGCTCAAAATTTGACAAGTAATTCAATATCTGCTCAGGTCATTCCGGACACCAGTGTAAAGGAAGCTTCTCAAGCTGGTCAGGAAGCATTGCCTGAGCCACCACATGAAAGCATTTGCCATTCTGAAGGAACATTCCTATCTTCAGGTGAGGTCAATCATGATAAAGTGACAGTTGAAGCACCATTTGCTGGTGAGGGAGGACTTTCTATGCCTGAAGATGAAATGGCTTTGACTTCTCTAGAGACTTCCATCTTGCTTGATGAGGTTAGAACTGCAGAAAATTTGGCAGCCAACTCTGAACCTTCTCAGTCCATCCCAGACACCAACGGATTTCAATCTCTTCACGACCAGGAACAAGCTCCATCTGAAACACTGCAGGACACTAATTTTCTTCTCGAGGGAAGCCACACATCTTCAGATGAGGGTATAAACTCTGAAATATTTTCGCTGTATTCCAGGTCATCTTCATgtgtttcagagatcaacatgctgGAATCTCTCAGAAGTGGAACATCTTCTGAACCGGACAATGATCGTGGTTTAAGCTTTGATGAGAGGAACCGTGTGATATTTCATAACATGGACAGTACAGAAAATAACACAAACAACCCAGTGACTGATGAATCTATCCTGGAGACCAACATGATTGAAACTCTTAATATTGCTGATGAAACAACTGCTGATTCACCGCACGAAGTTTCTTCAAACTTTGTGGACTCTTTTGTAGCTCCAGATGTAATCAATGGCATGACACAATCAGATCAACACTTGGACTTATCATCCTCTTCATTTGCTCCGGTGGTTGATGCATTTGAAACATTGCAAAGTGGTCAGTTTTTTTCTGAGCCTCAACTCGAAAATGATGTTACGTTTGAGCAGACCCAAATGTCCCCTAAGGAGGCTGATGATGCTGAAAACTATTTCACCAATACAATTGACGATCCTCAAGATAGTGAGAGAACATCAACTGTAGCTTTGGAAGATGAAGATGATTTAACTCTTCATAAGGCTTACATGTCTCCTGAAGATATCAGTGAAGTCAAAAATTCTTTGGCTGATGATTATGCTTCAGATCTTCCTCACATGCCGGAGAACCATTGCTTCAGCGAAAAAGTATCACCTGAATCTCAGGACCCCTTAAGTTCTGAGGAGATTTTGGTTTGTCCAGAGGGTTTGAAAACTGAAAATGATTTAGACGGTGTAAAGTCATCCTTGTATTCTACAGAGGCCAACTTGGCAGAACCTTGTGGCATTGCTCACGAAGGAACTCAGCAACAAGATGAAACCATGTTGGGTTTTGAGGAAGCCAGTTCTGAATATCACTATGACAATTCAGGGTCCCTAGATATTCCAGATGTCACTGTGGCGGAGAGTCTTCAAGCCGCAGAGAGATCATCATCTGAGATACTTTACGATGGCATGTTCAGTTTCGAGGGGACATTAATATCTCTAGATGGCGATGACAATGCTGAGGATTTTCCTAACAATTCAGGTTCTGTTATGCATACTGCACAGACCGACACAACAAGTCTCCCTAGTCTTCAAGAAGGGTCTTTCAAGCCAGAAGATGAAAATCCAGTTAATTCTATCTCCCCATATGAGGTTGATACTGAAGAATCAAGTAGCTCAAATCATG TTCTGCTCAAGGATAAGGAACCAAAAGACAGTAAATCTGAGGTCATGAAAGAGACTCTCGAAGATTTGGATGACGACCATGAG AGGAAACCAGTAGTCACAATCAGTCATAGCACTGGGAGCAGTATTGTATCTGAACTAGCTGACTTGCAGTACACCCAGTCAGTTGATGATGATACTGAAACTCTTAGTGCTCCTCTACCTTCATCTGTTGCTACAGATATTTTGAAGCAGACCAAATGA